The DNA window CACCACATCATATCGAATTTCAGATACTTGCCGACAAACACGGAAATACATTACACTTGTGCGAAAGAGAATGCTCTGTACAGCGTCGCCACCAAAAAGTTATCGAAGAAACACCTTCACCGTTAATGACGGAAGAACTTCGTCAGGAAATGGGTAAATACGCAGTTGCAGCGGCAAAAGCCGTTAATTATTGTGGTGCCGGTACAATAGAATTTCTGGTTGATAATGACCTCAATTATTATTTCCTCGAAATGAATACCCGTTTACAAGTTGAACATCCCATTACCGAAAGAGTAACAGGTATTGACCTTGTCAAAGAACAAATAGATATTGCAAATGGTTTAAAACTGAAATACAAACAAAAGGACATTGTACAACATGGGCACGCTATCGAATGCCGTATCTACGCCGAAGATCCTGAAAATAATTTTATGCCTTCCCCCGGAATCGTACGGAATATTATCGAACCTCAGGGTTTGGGGGTCAGAACCGATGGTTATGTATATAAGGGCTATGAAATCCCTATGTTTTACGATCCCCTGATCTCAAAGTTGATATCGTGGGCAATCGACCGAAATGCAGCTGTCGGGCGGATGCAAAGAGCTCTTAATGAATATCAGGTAACAGGAATTAAAACAACAATCAAATTTCTAAAGCAGATAATGATTTGTGAGGATTTTGTTAAAGGTAAATATGATACACATTTCATTGAAAACAATCTTGATTTTCTGCTTCAGAAAGAAAATCGGGACTTTGACTGTGAGGAAATTGCCATGATCGCAGCTTACCTGGAATACAACTCATTTCTTGAAAAAATAAAACCACAAACAAATTTTTCAAATCAGCAGAACAAATGGAAAGATTTTGGAAGAAAAAAAGGTTTAATGAAATTATAACTTAATTTATTTAACTGATATTAATTAATCATTTAACAACAACCATTAAATATGTCACTTGAAATAGTCTCCGGAAAACGAAAAGAAACCATTGAGATCCTGAAACAGGACGGCAATAAAATAACATTATTGCTTGGCAAAACAAATTATGAGCTCAATGTCGTAAGAACTTCAAACTATCAGTATTCCATTATTTATAATGGAAAATCATATGATATTGCGGTTGTAAAAGAAAAAGATCATAAAAACTATATCGTAGATACCGAAGCCCATTCTTATAAAATTGAGATTATAGATGCGGAAAGTAAATTCCAGAAAATGAAACAAAAAACCGAAACTGAAGACGAAGATAATTCAATTATATCACCAATACCAGGCAAAGTGGTCAAAATTTTTGTTAAAACAGGGCAGAAAGTTAAAACCGGTGATACAATTATTGTTATTTCAGCAATGAAAATGGATAGTGAGTTTAAAACAAAAAAGAATGGAGTTGTTAAGAAAATCAATGTAAAAGAAGGAGATACAGTGGAAGGTGGGAAAAAACTTGTAATTATTAAATAGTACAATTATATGATATTTGTAGTTAATAGCAGTTTAAATAACGAACATTTTTAATCATTAAAAATTGAAAGCATGCAAACTCTGGAAGAAAAATTCAGACAATTCGAAGAGATGAACAAGAAAGCCGAACTTGGTGGGGGGCAAGATAGAATTGATAAACAACATAAAGGTAATAAAAAAACAGCGAGAGAAAGAATAAACGATTTGCTCGACAAAGGAACATTCATTGAAACAGACAAATTTGTTACGCACCGCTGTACTGATTTTGGTATGGACGACAATAAAATTGTAGGAGACGGCATGGTTACCGGACATGGTAAAATTGACGGAAGACTTGTCTGTGTTTTTGCACAAGATTTCACAGTTTTTGGAGGGACTTTGAGCAGAGCTAACGCCGACAAAGTCAAAAAAATTATGGAACTGGCAATGAAAATGGGTGCACCTGTTATCGGACTCAATGACTCAGGAGGTGCCAGAATTCAGGAAGGAGTCGAAAGCCTTTCCGGATACGCCGATATTTTCTATCTGAACACAATGGCTTCAGGTGTTATTCCACAAATCTCTGCAATACTGGGTCCATGTGCAGGAGGAGCTGTTTATTCACCGGCATTAACTGATTTTATCTTTATGGTAAAGAAAACAAGTTATATGTTTATTACAGGACCGGATGTCATAAAATCTGTTACCCACGAAGAAGTTACTAAAAATGAACTTGGTGGTGCTATGACTCATAATACAAAAAGCGGGGTGGCACATTTTGCTTGTGAAGATGACGAACATACCATAATGATGATACGGGA is part of the Bacteroidales bacterium genome and encodes:
- the accC gene encoding acetyl-CoA carboxylase biotin carboxylase subunit is translated as MIKKILVANRGEIAVRVMRTCKELGIKTVGIFSDVDRNALHVRYADEAYYIGPSPSNQSYLVMDKIIDITKRSGADAIHPGYGFLSENWEFADRCKSESIIFIGPSSYAIKTMGDKISSRKAMIEAGIPIVPGTKEKLETEEDIKRIIKEIGVPIMIKASAGGGGKGMRLVRDANKFAEAINAAKSEALTAFGNDDIYVEKYIESPHHIEFQILADKHGNTLHLCERECSVQRRHQKVIEETPSPLMTEELRQEMGKYAVAAAKAVNYCGAGTIEFLVDNDLNYYFLEMNTRLQVEHPITERVTGIDLVKEQIDIANGLKLKYKQKDIVQHGHAIECRIYAEDPENNFMPSPGIVRNIIEPQGLGVRTDGYVYKGYEIPMFYDPLISKLISWAIDRNAAVGRMQRALNEYQVTGIKTTIKFLKQIMICEDFVKGKYDTHFIENNLDFLLQKENRDFDCEEIAMIAAYLEYNSFLEKIKPQTNFSNQQNKWKDFGRKKGLMKL
- a CDS encoding biotin/lipoyl-binding protein, coding for MSLEIVSGKRKETIEILKQDGNKITLLLGKTNYELNVVRTSNYQYSIIYNGKSYDIAVVKEKDHKNYIVDTEAHSYKIEIIDAESKFQKMKQKTETEDEDNSIISPIPGKVVKIFVKTGQKVKTGDTIIVISAMKMDSEFKTKKNGVVKKINVKEGDTVEGGKKLVIIK